A genome region from Dendrosporobacter quercicolus includes the following:
- the thiH gene encoding 2-iminoacetate synthase ThiH yields the protein MSFLAEVDKFRQFDYDGFFARLTDHDIQRIIGKNRLAVLDYLALLSPRAERHLEAMARRANHLTQQHFGKTMLLFTPLYLANYCVNQCLYCGFNIKNKLERKKLTPAEVEAEAKIIAATGLKHLLILTGESQSQSPVSYIIDCVDILKKYFTCIGIEVYPLTEQEYAQTVAAGVDGLTIYQEVYDAAIYSELHPAGPKRNYQYRLDAPERACQAGMRTVNIGALIGLNDWRSEAFLTGLHAEYLQSRYPEVEVSISPPRMRPHLGGYPPKVVVSDRNLVQYITAFRLFMPRGGITVSTRESAELRNNLLKLGVTKMSAGVCTAVGGRVDTENVGQFEISDGRSVVEMAEMLYANDYQPLYKDWQALEA from the coding sequence ATGTCTTTTTTGGCTGAAGTGGATAAGTTTCGTCAATTTGACTATGACGGTTTTTTTGCCAGGCTGACTGACCACGATATTCAAAGAATTATCGGCAAGAACCGGTTAGCGGTTCTGGATTATCTGGCGCTGCTGTCGCCGCGCGCCGAACGGCACCTGGAAGCTATGGCCCGCAGGGCCAATCATTTAACACAGCAGCATTTCGGAAAAACGATGCTGCTGTTTACCCCGCTGTATTTGGCAAACTATTGTGTAAATCAGTGTTTATACTGTGGCTTCAATATTAAAAACAAACTTGAACGAAAGAAGCTTACCCCGGCTGAGGTGGAGGCGGAAGCGAAGATCATTGCGGCGACCGGCTTAAAGCATTTGCTGATTCTTACAGGAGAATCCCAGTCGCAATCGCCGGTCTCCTACATTATTGATTGTGTAGATATATTGAAGAAATATTTTACCTGCATTGGAATTGAAGTGTATCCGCTTACTGAGCAGGAATATGCGCAGACCGTTGCCGCAGGCGTGGACGGATTGACGATTTATCAGGAAGTCTATGATGCCGCTATCTATTCCGAGCTTCACCCGGCGGGTCCCAAGCGCAACTATCAATACCGTCTTGATGCCCCGGAACGGGCTTGCCAAGCAGGAATGAGAACAGTAAATATCGGGGCTTTAATTGGTCTCAATGACTGGCGGTCTGAAGCGTTCTTGACCGGTTTGCATGCTGAGTACCTGCAAAGCAGGTATCCTGAGGTTGAAGTAAGCATATCGCCGCCCAGGATGCGTCCGCATCTGGGCGGTTATCCGCCCAAAGTGGTGGTGAGTGACCGCAATTTAGTGCAATATATCACCGCCTTCAGGCTGTTTATGCCCCGCGGGGGTATCACCGTATCAACCCGGGAAAGCGCTGAATTGCGCAATAATTTATTAAAGCTTGGCGTAACCAAAATGTCCGCCGGCGTATGTACGGCAGTTGGCGGCAGGGTGGATACCGAGAATGTCGGACAATTTGAAATATCGGACGGACGCAGTGTGGTTGAAATGGCCGAAATGCTGTATGCGAATGACTATCAGCCCCTCTACAAGGACTGGCAGGCGCTGGAAGCGTAA
- the glyS gene encoding glycine--tRNA ligase subunit beta, producing the protein MTKDLLLEIGTEEIPARFMPDILTQFKTIAAAKLAELRIAHGEVQVVGTPRRLALVVREVVEKQADHESINKGPSVKIAFDEHGQATKAAQGFARGQGVDVSELLVKEGYAYAVVHEAGQSVSQLLPTLLPEMIHALSFPKNMRWADLDLRFVRPIRWLLALFGQEVIPFTIADVAAGNTTFGHRFLSKGPIRIDSVNDYFARLAQNHVMVDQNVRRQVIREQIEKLAQGQGGVAAIDEALLEEVTYLVEYPTALCGSIEEKYLALPPEAVITPMREHQRYFPVVTAAGNLLPVFITVRNGGSDYIDIVRHGNERVLRARLADAQFFFEEDKKIPLGERLEKLKTIVFQEGLGSLYDKTVRLEALSRLIAVEAGMAESLLPDLIRGAQLAKADLVTGMVYEFTELQGIMGREYALLSGETRVAADAIFEHYLPRFAGDQLPVSAAGRAISIADKIDNIVATFSRGLIPTGSQDPYALRRQALGIVHILVDARVHLSLGRIIAQAMDLLAIKETGRREKLANEIQDFFRLRIKNVLADDKLSYDVIDAVVAIGHDDIYDTWLRAKALGANAQTEAMQKTIQAFTRVGNLAKHAAGDQVDRTLFSTEAEAGLYEAYLTANARITQSAAKHDYCAVLASMAALAAPIDAFFDAVMVMAEDSSVRNNRLALLNSIAGLTTNMADFSKIVTG; encoded by the coding sequence ATGACAAAAGATTTACTGCTGGAAATTGGCACGGAAGAAATTCCGGCCCGCTTTATGCCTGATATTTTAACTCAGTTTAAAACCATAGCTGCAGCAAAACTGGCTGAACTGAGAATTGCGCATGGCGAAGTCCAGGTTGTTGGAACCCCGCGGCGGTTAGCGCTGGTGGTAAGAGAAGTCGTGGAAAAACAGGCCGATCATGAAAGTATCAATAAAGGTCCGTCGGTAAAAATAGCATTTGATGAGCATGGACAGGCCACAAAAGCCGCTCAGGGCTTCGCCCGAGGGCAGGGCGTTGATGTGTCGGAACTGCTGGTGAAAGAAGGCTATGCTTATGCCGTAGTTCATGAGGCCGGCCAGTCTGTCAGCCAGCTCTTGCCAACCCTGCTGCCTGAAATGATTCATGCGCTTAGCTTTCCGAAAAATATGCGCTGGGCTGATCTTGACCTGCGCTTTGTCCGGCCGATCAGGTGGCTGCTGGCCTTATTCGGGCAGGAGGTAATTCCCTTCACCATTGCGGATGTAGCTGCCGGGAATACTACATTCGGCCATCGTTTTTTAAGCAAAGGTCCAATTCGCATTGATTCGGTAAATGACTATTTTGCCAGACTGGCCCAAAACCATGTGATGGTGGATCAGAACGTCCGGCGTCAGGTTATCCGGGAACAAATCGAGAAGCTTGCCCAGGGTCAGGGCGGTGTTGCGGCAATTGATGAAGCTTTGCTGGAAGAGGTAACATACCTGGTGGAGTATCCGACCGCACTATGCGGCAGCATTGAGGAAAAATATCTTGCATTGCCGCCTGAGGCTGTAATTACGCCGATGCGGGAACATCAGCGCTACTTTCCGGTGGTAACCGCGGCCGGCAATTTGCTGCCGGTGTTTATTACTGTGCGCAATGGCGGATCTGATTATATCGATATCGTCCGGCACGGCAATGAGCGGGTGTTGAGAGCCAGACTGGCTGACGCCCAGTTTTTCTTTGAGGAAGACAAAAAAATACCGCTGGGCGAGCGGTTGGAAAAGTTGAAAACGATTGTTTTTCAGGAGGGACTTGGCAGTTTGTATGATAAAACTGTCCGGCTGGAGGCTTTGTCCAGACTCATTGCAGTTGAAGCCGGAATGGCGGAAAGCCTGCTGCCTGATTTGATTCGCGGGGCGCAACTGGCCAAGGCTGATTTAGTGACCGGTATGGTTTATGAATTTACTGAGCTTCAAGGCATTATGGGCCGGGAATATGCTTTGCTCAGCGGTGAAACCCGCGTAGCGGCCGATGCTATTTTCGAGCATTATCTGCCGCGCTTTGCCGGAGACCAGCTGCCGGTGTCGGCGGCCGGGCGGGCGATCAGTATCGCCGACAAAATAGACAATATTGTCGCAACCTTTAGCCGGGGATTAATTCCGACCGGCTCTCAGGACCCTTACGCCTTACGCCGTCAGGCTTTGGGAATTGTTCATATTTTGGTTGACGCCAGGGTTCATCTGTCACTGGGGCGGATAATCGCTCAAGCGATGGACTTATTGGCAATCAAGGAAACCGGACGCCGGGAAAAGCTGGCCAACGAAATCCAGGATTTCTTCCGGCTGAGAATAAAAAATGTGCTGGCAGATGATAAGCTGAGTTATGATGTCATTGATGCTGTCGTTGCCATCGGACATGATGATATTTATGATACCTGGCTGAGGGCCAAGGCGCTTGGCGCTAACGCTCAAACGGAAGCGATGCAGAAAACCATTCAGGCCTTTACCCGGGTTGGCAACCTGGCTAAGCATGCTGCCGGCGATCAAGTGGATCGCACTCTTTTTTCAACAGAGGCGGAAGCCGGTCTATATGAGGCCTACCTTACTGCAAATGCCAGGATTACCCAGTCTGCTGCCAAACACGATTATTGTGCGGTTTTGGCCAGCATGGCTGCGCTGGCGGCCCCGATTGACGCATTTTTTGATGCGGTAATGGTAATGGCTGAGGATAGCTCAGTCAGAAATAACCGGTTGGCCTTGTTGAACTCAATTGCCGGGCTGACAACCAACATGGCTGATTTCAGCAAAATTGTAACCGGATAG
- a CDS encoding thiazole synthase has protein sequence MQDVLRLGGRELKSRLFLGTGKFANKMIPQVIAASGAEVVTVALRRVDLEQGEENITACIPKECVLLPNTSGARNAQEAVRIARLAQAMGCGNWIKIEVISDHRYLLPDNFETIKATEVLAAEGFVVLPYMSPDLMAAKKMVEAGAAAVMPLGAPIGSNRGLKTKELVKILIEELSVPVIVDAGIGRPSHAAEAMELGAAAVLVNTAVATANDPVAMGRAFGLAAEAGRTAFRAGPGAVSDYASASSPLTGFLHD, from the coding sequence ATGCAGGATGTGTTGAGACTTGGCGGGCGTGAATTAAAAAGCCGGTTGTTTTTGGGTACAGGTAAATTTGCAAATAAAATGATTCCGCAAGTGATTGCGGCTTCAGGAGCGGAGGTTGTCACTGTAGCTCTGCGGCGGGTTGATCTGGAACAGGGTGAAGAAAATATTACTGCCTGTATTCCTAAGGAATGTGTTTTACTACCCAACACCTCAGGGGCCCGTAATGCGCAGGAGGCAGTCCGGATTGCCCGTTTAGCCCAAGCGATGGGGTGCGGCAACTGGATTAAAATTGAAGTGATTTCCGATCATCGCTATCTCTTGCCTGACAACTTCGAAACCATTAAGGCGACGGAAGTTTTGGCAGCCGAAGGCTTTGTCGTTCTGCCTTATATGAGTCCTGACTTGATGGCAGCAAAAAAAATGGTCGAAGCGGGAGCGGCGGCTGTTATGCCGTTGGGCGCTCCGATTGGCAGCAATCGTGGCTTGAAAACCAAAGAACTGGTCAAAATTTTAATTGAGGAGCTTTCCGTGCCGGTGATTGTTGACGCCGGCATCGGCCGGCCTTCACACGCCGCTGAAGCGATGGAGCTGGGGGCTGCGGCAGTATTGGTAAACACTGCCGTGGCAACCGCTAACGATCCGGTGGCAATGGGGCGGGCTTTTGGCCTGGCCGCCGAAGCCGGGCGCACAGCCTTTCGCGCCGGGCCCGGGGCTGTCAGCGATTATGCCAGCGCATCATCGCCCTTAACCGGGTTTTTACACGATTAA
- the thiS gene encoding sulfur carrier protein ThiS, with product MRLLVNGREVEIADGLSIAGYVAERSLIPERIIVEHNAEIINRDQWETVVLNEADQLEILTFVGGG from the coding sequence ATGCGGTTGCTGGTAAACGGCCGTGAAGTGGAGATCGCCGATGGTCTGTCGATTGCAGGATATGTTGCAGAACGGAGTCTGATTCCGGAGCGGATTATTGTTGAACATAATGCTGAAATTATTAACAGAGACCAATGGGAAACCGTTGTTTTAAACGAGGCCGATCAATTGGAAATATTAACTTTTGTAGGTGGAGGCTGA
- the dnaG gene encoding DNA primase, whose protein sequence is MKDTAYDEFIERLRSQSDIVSIISDYVPLKKKGKNYWGCCPFHQEKSPSFSVTPDKGFFYCFGCHTGGNVFNFLMKIENVVFMDAAKILARRLNIPLPQKEKSAEEIAREKELAKLWQANVLARDFFHACLTKTSYGKPAREYLARRGISDEMITAFKLGFAPQAWDKLSTAFTERGIEAKVMLKAGLAVERTSGSGVFDRFRNRIIFPICDLRGRVAGFGGRVMDDSQPKYLNTPETPIFNKRNMLFGFDSAHKVIRQTGKAVVVEGYMDVITARIFGINNTVASLGTAFTVEQAKQLMRYTDEFIFAYDSDAAGQMATMRALAIVRNLGAAVKVISIPDGKDPDEFIAKHGAAAFQTLIDEAAPLLDYQVRQALQEIDYSNLEGKVAVVARVVPALAEADNAVEVNAYIARISQSLGIDESAIRSEVGKFLAQSQKDKNVKMGKTIKVVSLSKTIDSALIQAQRHIIRLIWEDDTIIPYIQAQLSVEEFQGEQHREIIKLFFDAHHLGKNLQDYTLSMTLNEAANTELSHILLIDIQNTDVSREIDDCIKTIRLAGLKHLYEQHRLKADELERMGDSRFLQELAESQRIKHEISKLHYS, encoded by the coding sequence ATGAAAGATACAGCTTACGATGAGTTTATTGAAAGGTTGCGCTCGCAAAGTGATATTGTCAGCATTATATCGGACTATGTTCCTTTGAAAAAGAAGGGGAAAAATTATTGGGGCTGTTGTCCGTTCCATCAGGAAAAATCCCCGTCGTTTTCAGTTACTCCAGATAAGGGCTTTTTTTATTGCTTTGGTTGTCATACCGGAGGAAACGTTTTTAATTTTTTAATGAAAATTGAAAACGTTGTATTTATGGATGCGGCAAAAATTCTGGCCCGGCGGCTGAATATTCCCTTACCGCAAAAGGAAAAGTCAGCAGAGGAAATTGCCAGGGAAAAAGAACTGGCTAAACTGTGGCAGGCAAATGTACTGGCCAGAGATTTTTTTCATGCCTGTCTGACAAAAACAAGTTATGGCAAGCCTGCGCGGGAGTACTTAGCCCGCAGAGGCATTTCCGATGAAATGATTACTGCTTTTAAGCTGGGTTTTGCACCTCAAGCCTGGGATAAATTGTCCACAGCATTTACTGAGCGTGGTATTGAAGCGAAAGTTATGCTTAAAGCAGGCCTGGCAGTTGAGCGTACGTCCGGTTCGGGGGTATTTGACCGATTTAGGAATAGAATCATTTTTCCCATCTGTGATTTGCGGGGCAGAGTCGCCGGTTTTGGCGGCAGGGTAATGGATGATAGTCAGCCTAAATACTTAAACACGCCTGAAACGCCGATTTTTAATAAGCGAAATATGCTCTTCGGCTTTGACAGTGCTCATAAAGTTATTCGTCAAACAGGTAAGGCGGTTGTTGTCGAAGGGTATATGGATGTAATTACAGCCCGCATTTTCGGCATAAATAATACTGTTGCGTCCTTGGGTACTGCGTTTACTGTCGAGCAGGCTAAACAACTGATGCGATACACAGACGAATTTATTTTTGCTTACGACAGTGATGCAGCCGGACAAATGGCGACAATGCGGGCATTGGCGATTGTGCGCAATCTTGGCGCCGCAGTAAAGGTGATTTCCATTCCGGATGGCAAGGACCCTGATGAGTTTATCGCCAAACATGGCGCCGCCGCTTTTCAGACTTTAATTGATGAGGCTGCCCCATTATTGGATTACCAGGTCAGACAGGCTTTGCAGGAAATTGATTATTCCAATCTGGAAGGTAAGGTAGCAGTGGTAGCCAGGGTAGTTCCAGCTTTGGCGGAGGCCGATAATGCAGTTGAAGTAAACGCCTATATTGCCCGGATATCACAAAGCTTAGGCATTGATGAAAGTGCGATAAGAAGTGAAGTCGGCAAGTTTTTAGCCCAATCCCAAAAGGATAAAAATGTAAAAATGGGGAAAACTATAAAAGTGGTATCACTATCTAAAACGATTGATAGTGCGCTAATACAAGCTCAAAGACATATTATCCGGTTGATTTGGGAAGATGATACTATTATACCATATATTCAAGCGCAATTGAGTGTTGAAGAATTTCAAGGCGAACAACATCGCGAAATAATAAAACTATTCTTTGATGCGCATCATCTGGGGAAAAATTTGCAGGACTATACGCTGTCGATGACGTTGAATGAGGCGGCAAATACCGAATTATCGCATATTTTATTGATAGATATACAAAATACCGATGTTTCCAGGGAGATTGATGATTGCATCAAAACCATCAGACTTGCCGGCCTGAAGCATCTGTATGAGCAACATCGGCTGAAGGCTGATGAATTAGAACGCATGGGGGATAGTCGCTTTCTGCAGGAATTAGCAGAAAGTCAGCGAATAAAACATGAAATTAGCAAATTACATTATTCATAA
- a CDS encoding Nif3-like dinuclear metal center hexameric protein, with the protein MSVKCQVIIEAMDKLAPRYLAEDWDNVGLLAGSPAQEINGIMVCLDVTEQVVDTAIANGVNMIIAHHPLIFKPLTHLRTDSAPGKLLTKVIKADLAVLCAHTNLDIANGGVNDVLARKLQLENIGPLTNSYREQLVKLVVFVPTEQVGQVQAAITQAGAGHIGNYSHSTFRTEGVGTFLPASGTNPFIGETGKLAQVPEFRLETILPAKISNRVIKAMLKSHPYEEVAYDLYPLNNSGRELGLGRIGHLAEKVCLADFARAVKQSLGLSQIRLSGDLKQLIHKVAVCGGSGAGLIKRAAFMGADALITGDLKYHEAQDALALGIAVIDAGHYATEAPVVEAVIEYLRECSAAGRWSVDFYADQFGRDVFQVVL; encoded by the coding sequence ATGTCTGTAAAATGCCAGGTAATTATTGAAGCCATGGATAAACTGGCGCCGCGTTATTTGGCGGAAGACTGGGATAATGTGGGACTGCTGGCCGGCAGTCCGGCTCAGGAGATCAATGGGATAATGGTATGCCTTGATGTCACCGAGCAGGTTGTTGATACGGCCATAGCCAATGGCGTCAATATGATTATTGCTCATCATCCACTGATTTTCAAGCCTTTAACGCATTTACGCACCGATTCTGCACCGGGAAAGCTGCTGACAAAAGTGATCAAAGCTGATCTGGCCGTCCTGTGCGCCCACACGAATCTGGACATTGCCAATGGCGGTGTAAATGATGTTCTGGCCCGGAAATTGCAACTTGAAAACATTGGGCCATTAACCAATAGCTATCGTGAGCAACTGGTCAAACTGGTTGTTTTTGTGCCAACAGAGCAGGTGGGACAGGTTCAGGCCGCAATTACGCAGGCGGGCGCCGGCCATATCGGCAATTACAGTCACTCTACTTTCCGGACTGAAGGTGTCGGTACTTTTTTACCGGCATCCGGGACAAACCCTTTTATTGGCGAAACAGGCAAACTGGCCCAGGTGCCGGAATTCAGGCTGGAAACGATCCTGCCGGCGAAAATCAGCAATAGAGTAATTAAAGCCATGCTGAAAAGTCATCCTTATGAAGAAGTGGCTTACGATCTTTATCCCTTGAACAATTCAGGTCGGGAATTAGGTTTGGGGCGAATCGGCCATTTGGCGGAGAAAGTCTGCCTGGCGGATTTTGCGAGAGCGGTTAAGCAGTCGCTGGGGCTTAGTCAGATTCGTTTGTCGGGGGATTTGAAGCAACTAATCCATAAGGTTGCCGTCTGCGGCGGCAGCGGGGCAGGCTTAATCAAAAGAGCGGCTTTTATGGGTGCAGACGCCTTAATTACCGGCGATCTTAAGTACCACGAAGCGCAGGATGCACTAGCACTGGGCATTGCCGTAATCGACGCCGGCCATTATGCAACCGAGGCGCCGGTGGTAGAGGCTGTTATCGAATATCTGCGGGAATGCTCTGCAGCAGGCAGATGGTCAGTGGATTTTTACGCAGATCAATTTGGCCGGGATGTTTTTCAGGTGGTTTTGTGA
- a CDS encoding tRNA (adenine(22)-N(1))-methyltransferase, whose protein sequence is MKLGERLAAIAAMVPDNSRLADIGTDHAYLPMFLLNRKTITAAVAGELNRGPYRMAQETIKQAGLEGQITLRLGNGLSVIAPLEVDVAVIAGMGGGTIADILTEAPAVVDALSQIIVQPMNAAAVVRHWFVEHDWTIYDEALVKDDGRLYEIIAARPGISDSFAPILYEIGPVLWCKRPPLLREHIGNLIAQSKRVLLAMGISDQARGTEKYGRYNLKIKELELRLACL, encoded by the coding sequence TTGAAGCTGGGTGAGCGGCTTGCGGCAATTGCCGCAATGGTGCCGGATAATTCCAGGTTAGCCGATATCGGCACCGACCATGCGTATTTGCCAATGTTTTTACTGAACCGGAAAACAATTACAGCTGCAGTTGCCGGAGAACTAAACCGCGGTCCTTACCGGATGGCGCAGGAGACGATTAAGCAGGCCGGGCTTGAAGGTCAAATAACATTACGTCTGGGCAACGGTCTGTCCGTCATTGCGCCTTTGGAGGTTGATGTCGCAGTCATTGCCGGCATGGGGGGCGGCACAATTGCCGATATCCTGACGGAAGCGCCGGCAGTTGTCGATGCGCTGTCGCAAATCATAGTTCAGCCAATGAACGCTGCCGCCGTTGTCCGTCACTGGTTTGTTGAGCATGATTGGACGATTTATGATGAAGCGTTGGTCAAAGACGACGGCCGGTTATATGAGATTATCGCTGCCAGGCCGGGTATTAGTGATAGTTTCGCGCCAATATTATATGAGATCGGTCCGGTTTTGTGGTGTAAGCGCCCGCCATTATTGCGGGAGCATATTGGAAATTTGATTGCCCAGTCGAAACGGGTTTTGCTGGCAATGGGAATTAGCGATCAAGCCAGGGGTACGGAAAAGTACGGCCGGTACAATTTAAAAATCAAAGAATTGGAGTTGAGGTTAGCATGTCTGTAA
- a CDS encoding LptA/OstA family protein, with amino-acid sequence MKTKILLVTALLLLLLTTAVAAKPVITADHTYFDINSGHYVLNGNVRVETGNRIITAGKARVSMTSREVWGYDGITVTQDNIYFTGNSVYVQGSLRTARIDGSVNFSRAGLQITASQADYNWKTKRAIFRGNVRVTQNGNTWTADSVEYNIKTNTIL; translated from the coding sequence ATGAAAACTAAAATACTACTCGTCACAGCGCTGCTTTTATTACTATTGACAACCGCTGTTGCCGCTAAACCGGTAATCACTGCTGATCATACATATTTTGATATCAACAGCGGTCATTATGTGTTAAACGGCAATGTCCGCGTCGAAACCGGCAATCGCATCATTACAGCCGGTAAGGCCCGGGTTAGTATGACCTCCCGCGAAGTGTGGGGTTATGACGGAATTACCGTTACGCAGGATAATATTTATTTTACCGGAAATTCGGTTTATGTTCAGGGCAGTCTGAGAACAGCCCGCATTGACGGTTCGGTTAATTTTTCCCGCGCCGGCTTGCAAATTACGGCCAGTCAGGCCGATTATAACTGGAAAACCAAACGGGCAATCTTCAGGGGAAATGTCCGGGTTACTCAGAACGGCAATACTTGGACTGCCGACAGTGTAGAGTACAATATTAAAACCAATACTATTTTATAA
- the rpoD gene encoding RNA polymerase sigma factor RpoD, whose translation MTEKKNISNDNVDKLLNKGKKRGGVITYGEIMDTLQSEDLSPDEIDDMYEVFSSKGIEIVDEIPDVETLDDPDISDMEEVTPEEVDIDLSIPEGISIDDPVRMYLKEIGRVPLLTADEEIQLAKRMENGDEEAKRRLAEANLRLVVSIAKRYVGRGMLFLDLIQEGNLGLIKAVEKFDYNKGYKFSTYATWWIRQAITRAIADQARTIRIPVHMVETINKLIRVSRQLLQELGREPVPEEIAREMDISVDRVREIMKIAQEPVSLETPIGEEEDSHLGDFIEDQDAPAPAEAASFMLLKEQLEEVLETLTPREEKVLRLRFGLDDGRARTLEEVGQHFGVTRERIRQIEAKALRKLRHPSRSKKLKDFLE comes from the coding sequence ATGACTGAGAAAAAAAATATATCAAATGATAATGTAGATAAATTATTAAATAAAGGTAAAAAGCGTGGTGGCGTAATTACCTACGGCGAAATCATGGACACTCTCCAAAGCGAAGACTTATCTCCTGATGAGATTGACGACATGTATGAAGTGTTTTCAAGCAAGGGAATTGAAATCGTTGATGAGATTCCCGATGTTGAAACGCTGGATGATCCGGATATTTCCGATATGGAAGAGGTTACTCCTGAAGAAGTTGATATTGACTTATCTATTCCTGAAGGAATTAGTATTGATGATCCGGTTAGAATGTATCTTAAGGAAATTGGACGGGTGCCATTACTGACTGCTGATGAAGAGATTCAGCTGGCTAAGCGGATGGAAAACGGCGATGAGGAAGCTAAGCGGCGGCTGGCTGAAGCTAACCTGCGTTTAGTGGTCAGTATTGCCAAAAGATATGTCGGCAGGGGAATGCTGTTTTTAGATTTAATCCAGGAAGGCAATTTGGGTTTGATTAAGGCTGTCGAAAAGTTCGATTACAATAAGGGTTACAAGTTTAGTACTTATGCCACCTGGTGGATTCGCCAGGCGATCACGAGAGCGATTGCCGACCAGGCCAGAACGATTCGGATTCCCGTGCATATGGTGGAAACGATTAATAAACTTATCCGGGTGTCCCGGCAATTGCTGCAGGAACTGGGGCGTGAGCCTGTACCGGAAGAAATTGCCCGTGAAATGGATATCAGTGTGGACCGGGTGCGCGAAATTATGAAGATTGCCCAGGAACCGGTGTCGTTAGAGACGCCAATTGGCGAAGAAGAAGATTCCCATCTGGGTGATTTCATTGAAGACCAGGATGCCCCGGCGCCGGCGGAAGCCGCCTCATTTATGCTGTTAAAAGAGCAACTGGAGGAAGTTCTGGAAACTCTTACCCCGCGGGAAGAAAAAGTATTGCGGCTGAGATTCGGCCTGGATGACGGGCGGGCCAGAACATTGGAAGAAGTAGGCCAGCATTTTGGTGTTACCAGAGAGCGTATCAGGCAGATTGAAGCAAAAGCATTACGTAAGCTCCGGCATCCTAGCAGGAGCAAAAAGCTTAAAGATTTCTTAGAATAA
- a CDS encoding deoxyguanosinetriphosphate triphosphohydrolase produces the protein MTVRERIEAQEYKNLSPFASKSRDAVRAKQEEVCNFRTAFQRDRDRIIHSKAFRRLKHKTQVYISPGDHYRMRMTHSLEVAQISRTIARGLMLNEDLTEAIALGHDVGHTPFGHSGEYALREIIGHYHHNEQSLRIVEHLERNGAGLNLTLEVKDGIVNHTGDNQPFTLEGNIVRIGDRIAYLCHDYDDGIRAGMIKPDDLPPIVAAVLGVKPSDMITAMVSDMITASEGKTQITMSEEIRAAMNELRKFMFSAIYHSADLEPDRKKAAYVIHKLYEYYMSNPGALPQEFLDREERWGLQTTVVDYIAGLTDLFAVNLFEKLFIPSKWVIPK, from the coding sequence ATGACTGTACGGGAGCGGATAGAAGCGCAGGAATACAAAAATTTATCTCCGTTTGCCAGTAAAAGCAGGGATGCCGTGCGCGCCAAACAAGAAGAGGTTTGTAATTTCAGGACAGCTTTTCAACGGGATCGTGACCGCATTATCCACTCTAAAGCCTTTCGGCGACTTAAGCATAAAACGCAGGTCTATATATCACCTGGCGACCATTACCGTATGCGGATGACGCATAGCTTGGAAGTGGCTCAGATCTCCCGGACAATTGCAAGGGGATTGATGCTGAATGAAGACTTAACGGAAGCCATTGCCCTGGGGCATGATGTTGGCCATACGCCTTTTGGACATTCCGGTGAATATGCGTTAAGAGAAATTATTGGCCATTATCATCATAATGAACAAAGTTTGCGGATTGTGGAGCATTTGGAACGGAACGGCGCAGGGCTGAATCTGACACTGGAAGTTAAGGATGGAATTGTCAATCATACCGGGGATAATCAGCCGTTTACCCTGGAAGGCAATATTGTGCGAATTGGTGACAGAATTGCCTATCTATGCCATGATTATGATGATGGGATCAGAGCAGGCATGATCAAACCTGACGATCTGCCGCCGATTGTGGCGGCGGTATTGGGGGTTAAGCCCTCTGACATGATTACCGCAATGGTGTCTGATATGATTACCGCTTCTGAAGGCAAAACGCAAATCACGATGTCAGAGGAAATAAGAGCCGCAATGAACGAATTGCGTAAATTCATGTTTTCTGCTATTTATCATTCGGCTGACCTGGAGCCTGACCGCAAAAAGGCAGCCTATGTCATTCATAAGCTCTATGAGTATTATATGTCTAATCCCGGCGCATTGCCGCAGGAATTTTTGGATCGGGAGGAACGCTGGGGTCTGCAGACTACGGTAGTTGATTATATCGCCGGCCTAACCGATTTATTTGCCGTCAATTTATTTGAAAAATTATTTATACCCTCCAAATGGGTGATTCCGAAATAA